A region from the Gossypium hirsutum isolate 1008001.06 chromosome A08, Gossypium_hirsutum_v2.1, whole genome shotgun sequence genome encodes:
- the LOC107934078 gene encoding protein NONRESPONDING TO OXYLIPINS 2, mitochondrial isoform X3, with the protein MASICNRFISRSSPFIKSAVRSNGPKSSFSRSAAAPSISSPLPSPSISPLRRFSSRCPSELGSVQSLLPLHSAVAVARMTSCLSTTSRSCRALSQEFGQSVPR; encoded by the exons ATGGCTTCAATTTGCAACAGATTCATCAGTAGATCATCACCCTTCATCAAATCCGCTGTTAGATCTAACGGTCCAAAATCCTCTTTTTCCAGATCCGCCGCCGCTCCCTCCATTTCCTCACCTCTCCCCTCCCCTTCCATATCTCCTCTTCGCCGTTTCTCCTCCAG GTGTCCATCGGAGCTGGGATCTGTGCAGTCACTGTTGCCGCTACACAGCGCAGTGGCAGTGGCGAGGATGACTTCATGCCTAAGCACAACATCGAGGAGTTGCCGGGCTCTTTCTCAGG AGTTTGGTCAATCGGTTCCGAGGTGA
- the LOC107934078 gene encoding protein NONRESPONDING TO OXYLIPINS 2, mitochondrial isoform X2, producing MASICNRFISRSSPFIKSAVRSNGPKSSFSRSAAAPSISSPLPSPSISPLRRFSSRCPSELGSVQSLLPLHSAVAVARMTSCLSTTSRSCRALSQGTLCCTYPGL from the exons ATGGCTTCAATTTGCAACAGATTCATCAGTAGATCATCACCCTTCATCAAATCCGCTGTTAGATCTAACGGTCCAAAATCCTCTTTTTCCAGATCCGCCGCCGCTCCCTCCATTTCCTCACCTCTCCCCTCCCCTTCCATATCTCCTCTTCGCCGTTTCTCCTCCAG GTGTCCATCGGAGCTGGGATCTGTGCAGTCACTGTTGCCGCTACACAGCGCAGTGGCAGTGGCGAGGATGACTTCATGCCTAAGCACAACATCGAGGAGTTGCCGGGCTCTTTCTCAGGGTACACTCTGCTGCACCTATCCCGGCCTCTAG
- the LOC107934078 gene encoding protein NONRESPONDING TO OXYLIPINS 2, mitochondrial isoform X1 codes for MASICNRFISRSSPFIKSAVRSNGPKSSFSRSAAAPSISSPLPSPSISPLRRFSSRCPSELGSVQSLLPLHSAVAVARMTSCLSTTSRSCRALSQDGIDEFGQSVPR; via the exons ATGGCTTCAATTTGCAACAGATTCATCAGTAGATCATCACCCTTCATCAAATCCGCTGTTAGATCTAACGGTCCAAAATCCTCTTTTTCCAGATCCGCCGCCGCTCCCTCCATTTCCTCACCTCTCCCCTCCCCTTCCATATCTCCTCTTCGCCGTTTCTCCTCCAG GTGTCCATCGGAGCTGGGATCTGTGCAGTCACTGTTGCCGCTACACAGCGCAGTGGCAGTGGCGAGGATGACTTCATGCCTAAGCACAACATCGAGGAGTTGCCGGGCTCTTTCTCAGG ATGGAATTGATG AGTTTGGTCAATCGGTTCCGAGGTGA